A genomic segment from Malus domestica chromosome 05, GDT2T_hap1 encodes:
- the LOC103436213 gene encoding acyltransferase-like, whose protein sequence is MVSEMKVQVLNKETIKPSSPTPPDLRNLRLSFFDQFEPEIFIPLLLFYRNKPCAAVADDQERSNFLKTSLSEALTHFYPFAGEFQRNDSIYCNDHGVAFLQAQVNCYMSMVFDKPDDEILEQLVPTDKESTLSNTDYLLLIQANFFECGGLAIGVSFAHKVSDAFTICKFIERWAAIALGSASTTTDHHVVLPGEFGVSASLFPPLDIFNSPDFAVTLSTEGSKTRRFVFDASKIATLKSKAASTTPNPTRVEVVSALIWKCAIQASRSKLGIIKPSMLCPIVNMRKRSRQALAENILGNCVWSFAAMTVESEIEHESLVAKLRKGIEEHIEKYPNGVSGNDIIEAAKESGGSKLLDSDDIDIYTCSSWCRFSFYEADFGWGKPSWVSVRSLYKNTILLMDMRDGDGIEASLTLKEDDMAQFENSEELLAYASPNPTVIL, encoded by the coding sequence ATGGTTTCAGAGATGAAGGTTCAAGTCCTTaacaaggaaacaataaaaccATCCTCTCCAACTCCTCCCGACCTTAGAAATCTTCGCCTCTCTTTTTTTGACCAGTTCGAACCTGAAATTTTTATCCCACTACTTCTCTTCTATCGCAACAAACCTTGTGCTGCTGTTGCTGATGATCAGGAAAGATCCAACTTTCTAAAAACATCATTATCTGAAGCCCTCACTCACTTCTACCCCTTTGCAGGAGAATTTCAAAGAAATGATTCAATCTACTGCAATGATCATGGGGTTGCATTTCTTCAAGCCCAAGTCAACTGTTACATGTCGATGGTTTTTGACAAACCAGATGATGAGATCCTAGAACAATTGGTTCCAACTGATAAAGAATCCACACTTTCAAACACAGACTATCTTCTACTAATCCAGGCCAACTTCTTTGAATGTGGTGGATTGGCGATTGGGGTCAGCTTTGCCCATAAGGTATCTGATGCCTTTACAATATGCAAATTCATTGAAAGATGGGCTGCAATTGCCCTTGGCTCGGCCAGCACTACTACTGATCATCACGTCGTGCTTCCCGGAGAATTTGGTGTTTCAGCTTCTTTGTTCCCACCCCTGGATATCTTCAACTCACCTGACTTTGCAGTGACATTGTCTACTGAAGGGTCTAAAACAAGGAGATTTGTCTTCGATGCCTCAAAGATTGCTACCCTCAAATCGAAAGCTGCCAGTACCACTCCCAACCCAACACGCGTTGAAGTAGTGTCAGCGCTCATTTGGAAATGTGCAATACAAGCATCAAGATCAAAATTGGGTATTATAAAGCCATCCATGTTGTGTCCGATTGTGAACATGCGGAAGAGATCGAGGCAGGCCTTGGCAGAAAACATACTGGGGAATTGTGTGTGGTCCTTTGCAGCAATGACAGTGGAAAGTGAGATAGAACATGAAAGCTTGGTTGCTAAACTCAGGAAAGGCATTGAGGAACATATAGAAAAGTATCCTAATGGAGTTAGTGGTAACGATATAATCGAAGCAGCCAAAGAGTCTGGCGGCAGTAAACTCCTGGATAGCGATGATATAGATATCTATACTTGCAGTAGCTGGTGTAGGTTTTCCTTCTACGAAGCAGATTTCGGATGGGGGAAGCCGTCATGGGTGAGCGTTCGTAGTCTATACAAGAATACCATTCTGTTGATGGATATGAGAGATGGCGATGGCATAGAAGCATCCTTGACTCTCAAAGAAGATGACATGGCCCAATTTGAAAATAGTGAGGAGCTGCTTGCATATGCTTCTCCGAATCCAACTGTCATTTTGTGA
- the LOC103436214 gene encoding limonoid 1-O-acetyltransferse-like: MATEIKVEIIERQTIKPSTSTPHHLRSYELSFLDQMAIVIYTPLLLFYPITSTTSKVSTRHHAMSIDEKCRHLIESLAKTLTHFYPLAGRIVKGNIVECTDDGAAFITARISCCLSDILENPDGQILKRFLPIEIESKEAGTGWLLLVQVNLFECGGMAIGLSISHRIADASTLCTFINCWATIALGSSDSDQVLNLPEFGAASVFKPIEFSSSSQPPAREVVKEKCITQRYVFDAPKISTLQSEVASSVVAKPTRVEAVSALIWKCATEASRSNLRKQGPSFFRQDVNLRKRVVPPLPENLAGNVVGSFTSRADEESSVINLKDLVAKLREGIEGLKEKYAAKLVFDSDEAWQEIKDKQNKPKTHDNMEIYSCTSWCRFPLYEADFGWGRPSWVSVASIAIKNIIVLMDKRDCSGIEAWVTMSEESKALFESNVELLGYASVNPSVIDT; the protein is encoded by the coding sequence ATGGCCACAGAAATCAAGGTAGAAATTATTGAGAGGcaaacaattaaaccatccacCTCAACTCCTCATCACTTGAGAAGTTATGAGCTCTCTTTTCTCGATCAGATGGCTATCGTAATTTACACCCCACTCCTTCTCTTCTATCCTATTACCAGTACTACTAGTAAGGTTAGTACTCGCCACCATGCTATGAGCATAGATGAAAAATGCCGGCATCTAATAGAATCATTAGCTAAAACTCTCACGCACTTCTACCCTTTAGCAGGAAGGATTGTGAAAGGTAACATAGTCGAGTGCACCGATGATGGAGCTGCATTTATAACAGCACGAATCAGCTGTTGCTTGTCGGATATTTTGGAAAACCCAGATGGCCAGATATTGAAACGATTCCTTCCAATTGAAATTGAATCCAAAGAAGCGGGCACAGGCTGGTTGCTGCTTGTACAAGTTAACTTGTTTGAGTGTGGTGGAATGGCAATTGGGTTGAGCATTTCACATAGGATTGCTGATGCATCAACACTATGCACATTCATCAACTGTTGGGCCACAATAGCCCTTGGGTCAAGTGACAGTGATCAGGTACTAAACCTTCCAGAATTTGGTGCTGCATCTGTTTTTAAACCAATAGAATTTTCTAGCTCATCTCAGCCACCAGCAAGAGAAGTCGTCAAAGAAAAATGCATAACACAGAGGTATGTTTTTGATGCCCCAAAGATTTCCACTCTCCAATCTGAAGTAGCCAGTTCAGTTGTGGCCAAACCTACACGAGTAGAAGCGGTTTCAGCACTCATTTGGAAGTGTGCAACCGAAGCATCGAGATCAAACTTGAGGAAGCAAGGGCCTTCATTTTTCCGTCAAGATGTGAACTTGCGTAAAAGGGTTGTGCCTCCCTTGCCAGAAAACTTGGCTGGGAATGTTGTGGGTTCCTTTACATCAAGGGCTGATGAAGAGAGTAGTGTGATAAATCTAAAAGACTTGGTTGCTAAATTGAGGGAAGGCATTGAAGGACTGAAAGAAAAATATGCTGCAAAACTTGTCTTTGATTCTGATGAGGCATggcaagaaatcaaagataagCAGAATAAGCCGAAAACTCATGACAACATGGAGATTTATAGCTGCACAAGTTGGTGTAGGTTTCCTTTGTACGAAGCCGATTTCGGATGGGGAAGACCATCATGGGTAAGCGTAGCTAGTATTGCAATTAAGAACATAATTGTTTTGATGGACAAAAGAGATTGCAGCGGAATTGAAGCATGGGTGACTATGAGTGAAGAAAGCAAGGCCTTATTTGAAAGCAATGTGGAACTGCTTGGGTATGCTTCTGTAAATCCAAGTGTGATTGACACCTAG